DNA from Arthrobacter sp. PvP023:
ACGCCCGTGAAGGCATGAGCGCCTACGTCGAGCTGCAGGAAAAGGAATTCGCCTCCGAGTCCCGCGGCTACACCGCGACCAAGCACCAGCGCGAAGTCGGCACCGGCTACTTCGACGACATCGCCACTGCGCTCAACCCGAACGCATCCACCCTCGCCCTGGTCGGATCGACCGAAGAGGGCCAGTTCCACTAATACTTCCCGTTCGACGGCGGACTGGTCACTTCCGGCCTTCGGACCGGCATCGCTCGGCCTGCTATTCCCCACGTCCCGGTTCGACCTCGCTGAGCGAGGACGGACCGGGACGCAGGGCCCCTTTTACGCAGGCTGCCGCGATACCGGCTCCTTCGGCCTTGTGCCTCGGTCACCGCAGTGCCGCTATACGCCGTCGAACTTCCCTTTCGTCTTTAAGGAGACTGAAATGAACAGCTTCACTGACAACTTCACCATCAACGGGATCACTTTGACCGCGCAGCCTATTTGCCGGCAGGGCGAGGTTCTTACTCCGGATGCTTTGGCGTTTGTGGCCAAGCTGCACCGGGCCACCACGGAACGGCGACAGGAGCTTCTCAAGGGCCGCCGCAACCGTCGGGCCGAGATCGCCAAGGGCCAGGATCCGCGGTTCCTCCGCGAGACCGAGTCCGTGCGCAATGATCCGAACTGGCGCGTTGCTCCGCCCGCTCCGGGACTGGAGGACCGCCGTGTCGAAATCACCGGCCCGGTGGACAAGAAGATGACCATCAACGCACTGAACTCCGGCGCCAAGGTGTGGCTGGCGGACATGGAAGACTCCTCCACGCCGTCGTGGCGCAACGTCATCCAGGGCCAGCTCAACCTGACGGACGCACTGGAACGCCGGATCGACTTCACCTCCCCCGAGGGCAAGGACTACAAGCTCCGCCCGGCCGGCGAACTGCCCACCATCGTGGTCCGCCCCCGCGGCTGGCACCTGCCGGAAAAGCACATGCTCATCGACGGCGAACCGATCGCCGGCGGCATCGTGGACTTCGGCCTGTACTTCTTCCACAATGCCCGCCGCCTGCTGGCCCAGGGCAAGGGACCGTACTTCTACCTGCCGAAGATCGAGAACCACCTCGAAGCACGCCTGTGGAACGACATCTTCATCCTGGCCCAGGACCTGCTGGGCATCCCGCAGGGCACCATCCGCGCCACCGTGCTGATCGAGACCATCACGGCCTCCTTCGAAATGGAAGAGATCCTCTACGAGCTGCGCGACCACGCGGCGGGCCTGAACGCCGGCCGCTGGGACTACATCTTCTCCATGATCAAGAACTTCCGCACCCGCGGCCCCCGCTTTGTCCTGCCCGACCGGGTGCAGGTGACCATGACGGCCCCCTTCATGCGCGCTTACACGGAGCAGCTGGTCCGCGCCTGCCACAAGCGCGGCGCCATGGCGATCGGCGGCATGGCCGCAGCCGTCCCCAACCGCAAGGACGAGGAAGCCAACGCGATCGCCTTCGAAAAGGTCCGCGCGGACAAGACCCGCGAGGCCAACGACGGCTTTGACGGCTCCTGGGTGGCGCACCCGGACCTGGTGCCCGTCTGCCGGGAAGTGTTCGACGCCGTTCTCGGCGAAAAGCCGAACCAGCTGGACCGCCTCCGCGAAGACGTCACCCCGGACGACCGCGCGCTGCTGGACATTGCCTCCACAAAGGGCACCATCACCGAGCAGGGCATCCGGAACAACATCGAGGTGGGCATCCGCTACATCGAATCCTGGCTGCGCGGCAATGGTGCCGTGGCCATCCACAACCTGATGGAGGATGCCGCCACCGCGGAAATCTCCCGTTCGCAGCTGTGGCAGTGGATCTTCTCCCGCGCCATCACCGACCACGGCGAAATCATTACCCGTGAGTGGGTGGAGGACCTCCTGGACGAGGAATTCGCCCGGCTGGAACGCTTCGAGGGCGACCGCTTTGCCGACGCACGGGACATCTTCGAGGAAGTCACCCTGGCCGAGGCATTCCCCACGTTCCTGACGCTGCCGGCCTACGCCCGCTTCCTGCACGAGGCCCGGGACCGTTCCGAGGAACCGGTGGAGGACGCGGAGCTCGTTGCCGCCTGACCTGCGGTAGTCGAGCCTGACCCGCGGTAACCGGGAAGATTTCCGTTCGCCGGGCTGCCACGCCCTCCGCAACAGGCACCCCGAAATCCGGGGCGGCGGCCCGGCAACGGAAGAACCATTGAGCGCGAACTGGCAGCTAATGACCCGAAAACCCAAGGTTGAGGGCCTTAGCTGCCAGTCCGCGCTTTTTTGTGCGTGAAAGTACGACGACGGCGGGACGCGTCAGCGGGTCTTCGGCACCTTCCGCACGGAGAGGGTGGTGCCCAGGATGAACGCCGCCACCGATGCAAGGATCAGCAGCAGCGGGTTGGTCCAGGATCCGGACAGCCCGTGGACGTAGCCCAGGAGTGTCGGGGCCACCGCGCCTACCGAGTAGCCCACGCCCTGGACGACGGCGGACATCCGGCCCGCCGATGCCTGGTCGCGGGCCAGCTTGATGATGGCAATGAAGATGACCGTGATGCCGCCGCCCTGCGCCGCGCCGCCCACGGAGGACCAGAGCCACCACAGTTCCGGGGCCAGCAGCAGGCCAAGGGGAACGGTCAGCCACATCAGGCCCAGGGTGACCGCCACCGCCGTCGTACTGGCAAACCTGGCCACCATCGGCACCCCGAGGCCGCCCACAATGGCGAGGATCTGGAAGAGCGAGGACCCGGCCCCGGCAGCGGAGGGCGCCATGCCCAGTTCGTCGATCAGGAAGGTGGGCAGCCACGCGGTGACGCCGTAGTAGGAGAAAGCCTGCCCGGCAAAGCCCGCTGTCAGCCCGGCCGTGATCCAGCGGGACGCCGGCCGAACCCCGGCGGGGCGGGGATCGGACTCTTCGACGGGGGAGGGAACGAAGGCATGCCGGCCCACTGCCATGACCCAGAAGACTGTGGCAGCCACGGCGAAGACCCCGCTGGCCGCCAGCGCGAGCCGCCAGCCGGCCACCTCGGCCAGGGGCGCGGTGACCACCGAAGTGAGGAAGGACCCGATGTTAAGGGCCGCGGTGTAAATACCCATGGCGGTCCCCTGCCGCTGCGGCGAAAAGTCCCGCCGGATGATCAGCGGCACGGCGATGTTGCCGATGGTGATGGCCACGCCGATGATCGCGGTGCCGAACAGCACCAGGCCGCCGTTTCCGGCCGAGCGGACAATCACGCCGGCCAGCACGCCCAGAAGCGTAAGCGTGATGGCAAATTCCGCCCCGAATTTTCGGCCTGCAAACGACGCGAGCGGAGCCGCCAGCGAAAAGCACAGCACCGGAATACCGGTCAGCAGCCCCAGTTCCACGGGTGAGAACCCGAGGTCCTGCTGCATCGGCCCCACTACCGGGGCCACCGCCACGAACGGGCCGCGCATGTTCAGCGCGATGAGTCCGATGCTCGCCAGCAGGATCCAGCCGCGCGGAATCTTGGCGAGGATGTTCGCCGTCATGAGGCGGGCTGCGGCTTGGTGCGGGAGCTGGAAATCCGTGTCATCAAGTCATTGCTATCATGCCCGCGGCAACATAACGGACGTTACCCCGTTGCCTGCAGGGTGGCTTCTATCACGGCAGGAGACAGCACATGTTGCGTGACCATCTGGCTGGCGCCAAGGATGGCGGCCTGGTCCCCGGCCATCGAAAGGGCTATCCGAAGATGTGACGTAGCCAGCGGCAGCGACCGCCGGTAAACCACTTCGCGCACTCCCGCCATCAGGTGCTCGCCCGCCTGGCCGAGGCTGCCGCCGATCACGATCACCGACGGATTCAGCAGGTTGACCACCGTGGCCAGCACATCCCCGACGTCACGGCCGGCCTGGCGGAGCGCCTGGATCGCCTGCAGATTTCCCTCGGCGACGAGGCGCAGCACATCGCTTCCCTTCTCCGCCGGAAGCCCGTGGCGGGCCAGTTCCCGGGCGACGGCGGGGCCCGAAGCCAGTGCCTCGAGGCAGCCGTAGTTGCCGCAGCGGCAAAGGACTTCGTCGCCGCGCGGGACCCGCACGTGGCCAAGGTCCCCGGCCGTTCCGTTGGCGCCGCGCTGGAGTTCGCCGCTGCTGATGATGCCTGCGCCGATGCCGGTGGCCACCTTGATGAAAAGGAAGTTGTCGTGCTCGGGCCAGTACGCCGTGCGTTCGCCGAGCGCCATGATGTTGACGTCGTTGTCCACCAGCACGGGAACCGGCAGCGAGCGCCGGACGTAACGCACCACGTCGAACCCGTCCCAACCGGGCATGATCGGCGGCTTCACCGGCATGCCGGTGGCATGCTCCACCGGCCCGGGCAGTCCGATGCCGATGCCGGCGAGGTCCGCGGCAGTCCGGCCTGCCTCACCGAGGAGTGTTTTGCCCTCTTCGACGACGCGGCCCAGGACCGCTTCCGGACCGTCGGCAACGTCCTGGACGAGGCGGTGCTCGGCGAGGACCTTGCCGCCCAAGTCGGTGACGGCAACGATCACGTGCGTGGCGCCGACGTCGACTGCCAGGACTGCGCGGGCGGCCGGGTTGAAGGCAAAGCGCGACGGCGGCCTGCCGCCGCTGGAACTGGCCTCACCGGCCGGGCCCACCAGTCCGGAGGAGATGAGCGCGTCTATGCGGGCGGCCACCGTGGACCGCGCCAGGCCTGTGGTCAGGGCCAGTTCGGCCCGGGTGCGGGCCTTCCCGTCGCGGAGGAGCTGGAAGAGGTCGCCGGCCCGGGAAAGGCTCCCGGCACCGTCGGCAGCAGTGTCGGTTCCGGGCTCGGCTCCGGGCTCTTTTCCAGACGTTGGACTCATGAGTCAGTGATAGCACGAAGCTCTTATGCATGTCACGCCGTCGAAAGATTGTCGATAAGTCTTCAACTTTTGCTTGACGATCGACAAAAGTAGTTCTAGCTTGATGTGTGAGCGGTGTCACTGAGACGCCGAAAAGTTTCAGATAATGCACACGCTCCAGCTACTACAAAGAGGTAAGCATCTTGTCGAGCCAAGAACAGGCATCACCGGCCCTCCTCGGCGTCGGCATTCTGGGCGCGGGGCCTGTTACCCAGGCAATCCATCTGCCCTCCCTGGCACGGTTGGGCAATATTCTCGAAGTCCGCCACATCATGGACGTCGACCCGGCCGTGGCGGAAGCCGTGGCCGGCAGGGTTGGCGCGAAGTTCAGCACCAGTATGGAAGAGCTCCTCGCGGACCCGGCAGTGGACATTGTGGCCATCTGCAGCCCGCACCAGTTCCACGCAGCCCAGGTCATCGCGGCCTGCCGTGCCGGCAAGAAGGCTGTGCTGTGCGAAAAGCCGTTCGCCATGAACGGCGAGGAGGCCGCCGCAATCTCCGCTGTGTCAGCCGAAACCGGCGTGCCCATCATCGTGGGCGCCATGCACACCTTCGATCCGGGATGGCTCGCGGCGGAGGAAGCCTGGGGCGACCTGCCGGAGCAGGTGCACACCGTCCGGTCCTCCATCGTCCTTCCGCCGAACCCGCGCTTCGAGGACTTCGCCACCGAGATCGTGGGCCGCGTTCCGGGGCCGGCCAGTGACCCGACCGACCCGGAGGTCATCATGGCCATGCTCACGGGCGGGGTGATGGGCCTGGCCATCCACGACCTTCCGCTGGTCCGCCGCTTCACCCCGGACTTCGCGGCAGTGGAGGTCCTGCATGCTCAAATCGTCCGACCTTTCGGTTACGTCATCTCCCTCCGGGCAGGAAACGTGACCATCGAACTCCGCGCCGCGATGAACGGGACCTGGGAACCGTGCTGGAAATTTGAGGCCATCGGCGACGACGCCGCCCTGGAAATCGACTTCACGCCGTCCTACGTCCACGCCGGTTCGGCAACCGCCCGGATCCGGACGGCCCGGCGTACCACCGTCCTGGGCCCTTTCGGCCATAACGGCTACGAGGGCGAGTGGCGCGAACTGGCCGAGCTGGCCGGCGGCGCAGGCCAGCCGCCGTCGGCCGAAACGCTGATCCATGACCTTGAGTTCGCGCTGGCGATCGCCGAAGCGGCCGCAGGCCAGGGGGTCAACGCATGACGACGCAGCTGTCCGTGTACGCGGATCCGCAGGCCGAGGCGGCAGGTGCAGTGTCCGCCGTCGTTGCTTCCCTTCCCCTCTCCTTTGGTTCCGCTGTGTCCGCGCCGGATGTCACCGCCATCGCCGGCCATGCCGGCTGGACCGACCGGGCATCCGCTGCGATCCGCAACGGAGCCAAAGGCGTTGTGGTGTCCGCGCCGGTGGCCGAAGACCCTGCCCGGCTCACCGCCGTCGCAGACGACGCCGGCGCAGTGGTGGTGCTTGACCTCCAGTGGGCCGGAAATTTGGCCGTCGACTCCACGAGTGAAAACGTGCATGGCGCCATCGCCGCGGCCCTTGAGGACGCCGTCCTGCTGGACTCGGTGGCCATCGCCGCTCCGGGCACGGATCCGCTGCACCTGCTGACGGATCAGTTGGCCGTCCTGGTGCAGTGCGGGATCGAGGTCCGCAAGGTGCGGATGGTCCAGCGCAACGGCAACGGCTACACGGTTTCAGGCGTCATCGCGGACGGCGTTCCCGTCGCCCTGCAGGGCATCCTCACCTCGGCGCTGCCGGCCACCGCAAGCCTCACGATTCTGACGTCAACCGGCCGTGCCGACGTCGTACTGCCCGACCCCGCAGCAGCCTGGCCGGCCGAAGTCCGTGCGGTAACCACAGAAGGAGCGACGACGCTCCCCACGCTGTACGAATCGTCCCACCGGACCAGCTGGTCGCGGGTCCACTCGCATATCTCTTCCGGGACTCCTGCCAACGACCTGGCGAAGTTCACCGCCGTTATGTCACTCCTCAGCCAACTCACCAGCTAGACAGCCCCACCGAACCACCAGCAGTTCCAGTTCCTCAAGTCAGTATCCACTCATTGTCGAGAAGGGCCCGGGCATTCAGTCACTCCGGGCCCTGAAAGGAAACAACCGTGTCTACCAAACCCTCCATCGCCTCTTCCGCCTTCTCCCGGCGGGGGTTCCTGGGCTTCGCAGCCGCCGCGGCCTCCGCTCCCCTTCTGGCCGCCTGCGGCGGCGGTTCCGCTTCGCAGGGCGGTGGCGGCGCGGGCGGTACGATCAAGTTCTGGGACATGCCGTGGGCCACCCCTGCCTACAACGACGCGGCCAAGAAGCTCGCAGAAGGGTTCTCCGGATCCGGCAGCAAAGCCAGCTACCAGATCATCCAGTGGAACAACTTCTACCAGACGTTCTCCTCGGCCATCGCGTCGAAGACCGGCCCCGCGGTGTCCACCGGCGGCGGCTTCCAGGCCTTCCAGTTCGAGCAGCAAGGCCAGATCGCGTACGCGGACAAGGTGATCGACAAGCTGAAGGAGAACGGCCAGTTCGATGACTTCCTTCCGGGCGTCCTCGACCCCTTCAAGTCCGACAAGGGCTATGTCGCTGTCCCGTGGCAGCTGGACATGCGCGTGTTCTGGTACCGCAAGTCGTTGTTCGAGAAGGCGGGGGTAGGACTTCCCACCGACTGGCCGTCCCTTCTGGAGGCCGGCAAGGCGCTGAAGAAGGTCGGAGCCTTCGGCTTCACCACCGGTGCAGGTGCTGGCAACAACTACGGCAACCACTCCATGATCATGATGATGGTCAACAATGGCGGCGGCGTCTGGAACAAGGACGGCGAACTGGACCTGATGAACGACCGCAACGTGGAAGCCATGGAATTCGTCCTTGAGCTGGTGTCCAACGGAATCGTCGATCCGGCCGCCGTCAGCTACACCACGGACAACATGTCCGCGCAGTGGAAAGACGGCAAGGCCGGGTACGGCCTGTTCCAGGTCAACGTCCCGCAGCGCGTGGGCGACACTTCCGGAGATTTGCTCGTTGCGGACCCCATCACCGGACCGCACGGCGACAAGGCCACCATCGTCTTCCCGAACAACATCATGATGTACACGAACACCCCGTCGCAGGAGGCATCCGAAGCGTTCCTGGTGTACTACCTGGGCCAGCTCAAGGAACTGTGGCGCCAGAAGCTGATGTCTGCCCTCCCGGTCTTCAAGTCGATTACGGAAATGCCCGAATTTGCCAATGACCCCAACAACGTCAAGATCGTCAAGGACTGGCAGCCGATCGCCAAGACCTTTGCTGCCCAGGGCAAAACCCTGAACGCGAACCTCGCGGCTCTGGACGGCGGCCAGGCCCTTAACCAGTTCAGCCAGACGATCCTGACCGGCAAGGCGGACGCCAAGACTGCCCTGCAGACCTTCCAGTCCGGCCTCGAATCGGTCCTGAAGAAGTAAACGGACCTTTCCATGGCACTGACTACAGCCCAATCCGGCCTCAGCCGGGCCCGCCGGGGAGTTGCCCCCGGCGGGGCCGGCGGCCCCGCCAACCGCAAGAGCAAGCTAAGCGCGCAGACCAGCCGGACTTTCTTCTGGCTCCTGCTGCCCTCAGTTGTCCTGCTCGTCCTAATCCACGGCTATCCCCTCATTCACGCCGGTGTGCAAGCCACGCACGACGGTTCCCTGATCCAGACCGGCAACTTCGTCGGCGGAGAGAACTTTGCCACCGTCCTGTCCTCACCCGCGTTCTGGAAAGCGGCACAGTTCACCCTGATGTTCACCATCGTGGGCGTGTTCGGCTCGTGGCTCGTCGGCCTGGGACTCGCCCTGCTGCTCCGCACCAAGATTCCCGCGGGCGGGACCTTCAAAGTCCTGCTGCTCCTGCCCTGGGTCGTCCCGATCGTGGTCTCCTCCACCGCGTGGAACTGGCTGGTGGCCACCCCGGACAGCCTGATCCCGTCCCTGTTCCGGAACCTCGGCCTGGGAACGCCGCTGTTCCTCGCCGACCCGAACCTCGCTGCCATAACCGTGATGGTCTTCAAAGTCTGGGTCAGCTTCCCGTTCATGATGATGATGATTTCCGCTGCCCTGGCCTCCGTCGACACCACCGTCTACGAAGCCGCCAGCATGGACGGCGCCACCCGCTGGCAGCAGTTCAGCCAGATCACCCTCCCGCTGATCGCCCGCTCCACCTACATCAGCTGGATCCTGATGACCATCTTCTGCGTCAACGACTTCCCCACCATCTACCTGCTCACCGGCGGCGGGCCGGTCAGCGCCACCACCTCCCTGGTGGTCCTTGCCTACCGCACGGTCTTCCAGGACTTCGCCACCGGGCCCGGCGTGGCCATCGCCTTCCTGATGACCATGACCCTGGTGGTCATCTCCGTCCTCCTGTACCGCCAGATCCGAAAGTCGAGCGTCGAATAATGAGCGCAGCAGTCCACGCCCATCCCGAGTCCGGCCCGGTCCTCGGCGTCGCCGGCCCGGCCAAAAACCTACGCGTCCTCTCCGAAGCCGGCCACCGCGGCCAGTGGTGGAGGTTTGTCGCGATCCTGGCCATCACCGCAATCGTCCTCGTCCCCATCATGGTCACCGTGGTGCTCGCCTTCACCCCGGGACCGACCAGCACCGCCACGGGCCTGACCTTCGAAAACCTCGCCAACGTGTTCTCCGGAACCCTGGCCGCCACCTGGCTGCAGAACAGCCTCATCACCACCCTCTCCACCGTGCTGGTCTCCGTGGCCGTCGCCGCCCCCGCCGGCTACGTCCTCTCCCGCGGCCGCAGCAAGGCCGTCTCCGGATACTCCCTGCTGCTGTTCGTCATGCAGTCCCTGCCCATCATCACCTCAGTGGTCCCCCTGTTCATCCTCTTCGCCGGCATGGGACTGGTAGACAACCTGCTGGGCATCACCATCATCTACGTCGGCTCCACCATGACCGTAGCCACCTGGATGATGGCCGCCTACTTCGACTCCATCCCCATCAGCCTCGAGGAAGCCTCCTGGATCGACGGCTGCTCAGTGTTCGGATCCTTCACCAAAGTAGTGCTCCGCAACAGCCTCCCCGGAATCCTCTCCACAGCGATCTTCGCCTTCCTGCTGGCCTGGAACGACTACCTCGTGGCCATCGTCTTCCTGCGCTCCAACGAGATCTTCACCCTCCCCATGGGTGTCCAGTCCTTCTTCCAGCAAAACGCCACGGACTGGACCTCCGTCATGGCCCTCGCCGTGGTCATGATGCTCCCGCCCGTCATCGTCTTCGCCACCCTGAACAAATACTTCAGCGTCGGCGGCATCGGCGGATCCCTCGCCGGCCGCTAACCAGCGCCGCACCCCTCTTTTAGAACAACCGCAAAGGAACGAAATGTCTTATTCACTCCAGCTCTATACCCTGCGCAATGCCATCCAGGAGGACCTGCCCGGCACCATCCGGAAGGTAGCTGAGATCGGCTTCACCCAGGTTGAGCCCTACAACTTTGTGGCCACGGCCAAGGAGCTCGGCGCCGCCCTGAAGGAGAACGGCCTCACCGCACCGTCCGGCCATGCTCCCCTGCTCAGCCAGGACCAGGACGAGATCTTTGCCGCAGCCAAGGAACTGGGCATCAGCACCGTCATCGACCCGTTCCTGCCGGCCGAGCACTGGCAGAAGGCAGAGGACATCCAGGCCACCGCCGAGAAACTCAACGCGGCAGCGAAGAAGGGCGCCGAATACGGCATCCGCGTCGGATACCACAACCACGCCTGGGAACTGGAGTCCGGCATCGAGGGCCGCACGGCGCTCGAATACTTCGCCGACCTCCTCGACCCCGAACTGGTCCTGGAAGTGGACACCTACTGGGTTGCCGTCGGCGGCCAGGACCCCGTGGACATCCTGACAAAACTCGGGGATCGGGTGAAGTTCATCCACATCAAGGACGGCCCGCTCAACACCGACACCAAGGCGCAGCAGCCCGCCGGCCAAGGCAAGATCGCGGTCTGGGATGTCATCGGCGCCGCCAAGTACCTGGAAGTGGGCGTGGTGGAGTTTGACGACTACTCCGGAGACATCTTCGACGGCATCGCCCAGAGCCTGGCGTTCCTGAACACCGAGACAAGCGAAGGAGCGCGGGCATGAGCACCTCCACGAAGAGAGGCCCGGTGGGCGTCGCCGTCATCGGCGCCGGCAACATCAGCAAGCAGTACCTGGACAACCTGACGGTGTTCCCGGACCTGAAGGTCCACGTCATCGCCGACCTGTTCGAGGACGCCGCGGCCGCCCGGGCAAAGGAATACGGAATCGCCGAGTCCGGCGGGGTGGAAGCCGCCCTGAACCATCCCGACGTCGAAATCATCGTCAACCTGACCATCCCGGCCGCGCACGTGGAGGTAGCCACCGCGGCCGTCAACGCCGGCAAGCACGTCTGGACCGAGAAGCCGTTCTCGCTGGACCGCGAATCCGGGCTGGGGCTGCTCAAGGCCGCCGACGCCGCGGGGCTGCGGCTCGGCTGCGCCCCGGACACGTTCCTCGGCGCGGGGCTGCAGACCGCCCGGCGGATCATCGAACGCGGCGACATCGGCACCCCGCTGACCGCCATGACCACGTTCCAGACCCCCGGCCCGGAGTCCTGGCACCCGAACCCGGCGTTCCTCTTCCAGTACGGCGCCGGTCCCCTGTTCGACATGGGCCCGTATTACCTCACCGCGCTGGTCCAGACCTTCGGGTCCGTCCGCAAGGTGGCGGCGATCGGTTCCAAGTCCAAGGAAGTCCGGGTCATCGGTTCCGGCCCCAAACTGGGCGAGGTATTCACGGTCGAGGTCCCCACCCATGTGTCCGCGATGGCCCAGTTCGAGGGCGGCCAGTCCTCGCACAGCGTCTTCTCCTTCGAGTCGCCGCGGCAGCGGATGGGCTTCGTGGAGATCACCGGCACGGAAGCCACCATCTCCCTCCCGGATCCCAACTATTTCGACGGCGACGTGCGGCTCTGGCGCGCCGGGGATGAAGAGTGGACCGTCATTCCCGCCACCGGCCCGTCCAACGGCCGCGGCATGGGTGTGCTGGACATGGCCCGGTCCATCCGGGCCGGGGTTCCGCACCGCGCCACCGGCAACCTCGCCTACCACGTGCTGGACACCATGGTCTCGATTTCCGAATCCGTGGAATCCGGCACGTTTGTCAACGTCGAAAGCTCCGCGCCCGCGTCCCCGGCCCTCCCCGAGGACTGGAACCCCACCGCTTCCACTCTCTAGGAATCACGCAATGAACTCCCCCGAAAGCACGGACGGCACCAACCCGGACAACCCGCCGCTGGGTGTCGCGATGATCGGCTACGCGTTCATGGGCAAGGCCCACTCGAACGCCTGGCGCAACGTGGCCTCCTACTTCGACGTCCCGGCCTTCGAGCAAAAAGTGCTCGTGGGCCGGGACGCCGGGCAGGTCGCGGCGGCCGCGCAGAAGTACGGCTGGGCCGAGTCCGCGACGGACTGGCGCTCGGTCCTTGACCGGGACGACATCCACATCGTGGATATCTGCGCGCCGGGCTGGATGCATGCCGAGATTGCCATCGCGGCACTCGAGGCCGGCAAGCACGTCCTGGTCGAGAAGCCGCTGGCCAACACCCTCGCCGAAGCCGAAACCATGGCGGACGCTGCCCGGTCCGCCCGGGATCGCGGCGTGCAGTCGATGATCGGTTTCAACTACCGGCGGGTCCCGGCCCTGGCCCTCGCGAAGGAACTCATCACCGAAGGCCGGCTCGGGACGGTCCGGCACGTCCGCGCCGCCTACCTGCAGGACTGGCTGGTGGACGCCGACTCCCCCATGACGTGGCGGCTGAACAAGGAAACCGCCGGGTCCGGGGCGCTGGGCGACATCGCCTCACACGCGATTGACCAGGTCATGTTCCTGCTCGGCGGCACGGTCACCGAGGTGTCCGGCCGGCTGCACACCTTCGTTTCCCACCGCCCCGGAGCGGGCGGGCCGGAAGAGGTAACGGTCGACGACGCCGCCTGGGCCACGCTGACCCTGGACACCGGGACCATCGCCTCGGTGGAGGTCTCCCGCATGGCCACCGGGCAAAAGAACTCGCTCAAACTGGAGATCTACGGGGACAAGGGCTCCCTGCTCTTCGACCTTGAAGCCATCAACGAACTAGGCTTCCTGGACGCCACCGTCCCCGTCCGGGAGCAGGGGTTCCGGCGCATCCTGGTCAATGAACCTGAGCACCCGTACATGGCCGCCTGGTGGCCGCAAGGCCACGTGATCGGCTGGGAACACACTTTCACCCACGAGATCCGGGACTTCCTGGCCGCAATCGACGGCGGCACCCCGCCGTCGCCGTCGTTCGAGGACGGACTGGCCGTCCAGCGCGTGCTGGCCGCCATCGAAGAATCCGCCAACGCCAAATCCTCCATCATCCAGCTCGCCACTTCCCCTGTCCCCGTTACCGAAGGAGCCTGACATGCCCCGCCCGTACACCCTGTTCACCGGCCAGTGGGCCGACCTCCCTTTCGAGGAAGTCGCCCGCCTGGCCTCCGGCTGGGGCTACGACGGCCTCGAAATCGCCGTCTCCGGGGACCACCTCGACGCCTGGCGCTGGGACGAACCCGGCTACGTCGAGTCCAAGCTCGCCGTCCTGGAGAAGTACAACCTGAAGGTCTGGGCCATCTCCAACCACCTCAAGGGCCAGGCCGTCTGCGATGACCCCATCGACTTCCGCCACGAAGCGATCGTCGGATCCAAGGTCTGGGGCGACGGCGACCCCGAAGGCGTCCGCACCCGCGCCGCCGAAGAAATGAAACACACCGCCCGGCTCGCCAAAGCCCTCGGTGTGGACACCGTCGTCGGATTCACCGGCTCCTCCATCTGGCAGTACGTCGCGATGTTCCCGCCCGTCCCCGAAAAGGTCATCGAGGCCGGCTACCAGGACTTCGCGGACAGGTGGAACCCCATCCTGGACGTCTTCGACGAATGCGGCGTCCGCTTCGCCCACGAAGTCCACCCCTCCGAGATCGCCTACGACTACTGGACCACCGTCCGCACCCTCGAAGCGATCGGCCACCGGCCCGCGTTCGGGCTGAACTGGGATCCGTCCCACTTCATGTGGCAGGGCATCGATCCCGTCTCCTTCATCTGG
Protein-coding regions in this window:
- a CDS encoding extracellular solute-binding protein, which produces MSTKPSIASSAFSRRGFLGFAAAAASAPLLAACGGGSASQGGGGAGGTIKFWDMPWATPAYNDAAKKLAEGFSGSGSKASYQIIQWNNFYQTFSSAIASKTGPAVSTGGGFQAFQFEQQGQIAYADKVIDKLKENGQFDDFLPGVLDPFKSDKGYVAVPWQLDMRVFWYRKSLFEKAGVGLPTDWPSLLEAGKALKKVGAFGFTTGAGAGNNYGNHSMIMMMVNNGGGVWNKDGELDLMNDRNVEAMEFVLELVSNGIVDPAAVSYTTDNMSAQWKDGKAGYGLFQVNVPQRVGDTSGDLLVADPITGPHGDKATIVFPNNIMMYTNTPSQEASEAFLVYYLGQLKELWRQKLMSALPVFKSITEMPEFANDPNNVKIVKDWQPIAKTFAAQGKTLNANLAALDGGQALNQFSQTILTGKADAKTALQTFQSGLESVLKK
- a CDS encoding carbohydrate ABC transporter permease, producing the protein MALTTAQSGLSRARRGVAPGGAGGPANRKSKLSAQTSRTFFWLLLPSVVLLVLIHGYPLIHAGVQATHDGSLIQTGNFVGGENFATVLSSPAFWKAAQFTLMFTIVGVFGSWLVGLGLALLLRTKIPAGGTFKVLLLLPWVVPIVVSSTAWNWLVATPDSLIPSLFRNLGLGTPLFLADPNLAAITVMVFKVWVSFPFMMMMISAALASVDTTVYEAASMDGATRWQQFSQITLPLIARSTYISWILMTIFCVNDFPTIYLLTGGGPVSATTSLVVLAYRTVFQDFATGPGVAIAFLMTMTLVVISVLLYRQIRKSSVE
- a CDS encoding carbohydrate ABC transporter permease, with the protein product MSAAVHAHPESGPVLGVAGPAKNLRVLSEAGHRGQWWRFVAILAITAIVLVPIMVTVVLAFTPGPTSTATGLTFENLANVFSGTLAATWLQNSLITTLSTVLVSVAVAAPAGYVLSRGRSKAVSGYSLLLFVMQSLPIITSVVPLFILFAGMGLVDNLLGITIIYVGSTMTVATWMMAAYFDSIPISLEEASWIDGCSVFGSFTKVVLRNSLPGILSTAIFAFLLAWNDYLVAIVFLRSNEIFTLPMGVQSFFQQNATDWTSVMALAVVMMLPPVIVFATLNKYFSVGGIGGSLAGR
- a CDS encoding sugar phosphate isomerase/epimerase, with protein sequence MSYSLQLYTLRNAIQEDLPGTIRKVAEIGFTQVEPYNFVATAKELGAALKENGLTAPSGHAPLLSQDQDEIFAAAKELGISTVIDPFLPAEHWQKAEDIQATAEKLNAAAKKGAEYGIRVGYHNHAWELESGIEGRTALEYFADLLDPELVLEVDTYWVAVGGQDPVDILTKLGDRVKFIHIKDGPLNTDTKAQQPAGQGKIAVWDVIGAAKYLEVGVVEFDDYSGDIFDGIAQSLAFLNTETSEGARA
- a CDS encoding Gfo/Idh/MocA family protein, whose translation is MSTSTKRGPVGVAVIGAGNISKQYLDNLTVFPDLKVHVIADLFEDAAAARAKEYGIAESGGVEAALNHPDVEIIVNLTIPAAHVEVATAAVNAGKHVWTEKPFSLDRESGLGLLKAADAAGLRLGCAPDTFLGAGLQTARRIIERGDIGTPLTAMTTFQTPGPESWHPNPAFLFQYGAGPLFDMGPYYLTALVQTFGSVRKVAAIGSKSKEVRVIGSGPKLGEVFTVEVPTHVSAMAQFEGGQSSHSVFSFESPRQRMGFVEITGTEATISLPDPNYFDGDVRLWRAGDEEWTVIPATGPSNGRGMGVLDMARSIRAGVPHRATGNLAYHVLDTMVSISESVESGTFVNVESSAPASPALPEDWNPTASTL